One segment of Brassica napus cultivar Da-Ae chromosome C3, Da-Ae, whole genome shotgun sequence DNA contains the following:
- the LOC106434037 gene encoding glutaredoxin-C6, translated as MMQELGLERFSNDVFPLDLTPPSQTSSTSLSIDEEESSEAKIRRLISEHPVIIFSRSSCCMCHVMKSLLSTIGVVPTVIELDDHEVSSLPMALEEEYSGGRSVVVPPPAVFIGREYVGGLESLVALHLSSHLVPKLVQVGALWL; from the coding sequence ATGATGCAAGAATTGGGCTTAGAACGTTTCTCCAACGATGTCTTTCCCTTAGACCTCACTCCTCCTTCTCAAACCTCATCTACTTCTCTTTCCATCGACGAAGAGGAATCTTCGGAGGCCAAGATCCGGCGGCTGATATCGGAGCATCCAGTGATCATCTTCAGCAGATCTTCTTGTTGCATGTGCCACGTCATGAAAAGCCTCCTTTCAACAATCGGAGTCGTCCCCACCGTCATCGAGCTTGATGACCACGAGGTTTCCTCTCTCCCCATGGCTCTTGAAGAAGAATATTCCGGCGGCCGCTCCGTCGTTGTTCCTCCGCCGGCGGTTTTCATTGGCCGTGAGTATGTCGGTGGTCTTGAGTCCCTTGTTGCTCTTCATCTAAGTAGTCACTTGGTCCCTAAGCTTGTCCAAGTTGGAGCTCTTTGGTTATGA